In one Solanum lycopersicum chromosome 11, SLM_r2.1 genomic region, the following are encoded:
- the LOC101265195 gene encoding pentatricopeptide repeat-containing protein At3g24000, mitochondrial, producing the protein MTKAIHLRNCATNPSIFNSIISIARQFFSTTCAAAGYEGVRKLFGSSIGVLQDKDLLKKAPNGELLVLYLIDNGAMDADASLYNQLLKKCTEWKRLKEGRVVHEHFLRSRFSHYTVPNNTLINMYAKCESMGDARKVFDEMPERDMVSWTALITGYSQNEGAKEGLVLFTEMLRFGFMPNQFTFGSVIKAAGALESDSTGRQLHGACVKCGYEDNVYVGSALVDMYARCGLMDEGKIVFDKLSCKNEVSWNGLIAGHARKGEGEIALKLFCEMKRGGFQPTHFTFSSVYAACANIGALEPGKWVHVHMIKSGLELIAFIGNTLLDMYAKSGSIDDARKVFDRLVKKDVVSWNSMLTAYAQHGLGIETVECFEEMCRIGPEPNEVTFLCALTACSHAGLLDNGMHYFELMKKFKIEPNISHYVTIVDLLGRSGQLDRAEKFINEMPIEPSAAIWKALLGACRMHKKLELGVYAAERVFELDPHDSGPHILLSNIYASAGRRSDAARVRKMMNQSGVKKEPACSWVEIENAVHMFVANDDAHPQREEIRNMWEKITDKIKEIGYVPDTSHVLWFMDQQEREERLQYHSERLALAFALLNSPSGSPIRIKKNIRVCGDCHTAFKFVSKVVDREIILRDTNRFHHFRNGSCSCGDYW; encoded by the coding sequence ATGACAAAGGCTATACACCTGAGAAATTGCGCCACAAATCCatcaattttcaattcaatCATCTCCATAGCTCGGCAATTTTTCTCTACAACATGTGCAGCAGCAGGATATGAAGGTGTACGTAAATTATTTGGTTCATCTATTGGTGTTTTACAAGACAAAGATCTTCTCAAAAAGGCTCCAAATGGGGAGCTTTTAGTACTATATCTTATTGATAATGGAGCAATGGATGCAGATGCTAGTTTATACAATCAGCTTCTGAAGAAATGTACGGAATGGAAACGATTGAAAGAAGGTAGAGTAGTTCATGAACACTTCTTGAGGTCGAGGTTTAGTCATTATACTGTTCCGAATAACACGTTGATTAATATGTACGCCAAGTGTGAGAGTATGGGTGATGCTCGGAAGGTGTTTGATGAAATGCCTGAGAGAGATATGGTTTCTTGGACTGCGTTGATTACTGGGTATTCGCAGAATGAGGGTGCTAAGGAGGGGTTGGTTTTGTTTACTGAGATGTTGAGGTTTGGGTTTATGCCGAATCAGTTTACGTTTGGGAGTGTTATTAAGGCTGCTGGAGCGTTGGAGAGTGACAGTACGGGTAGGCAATTGCATGGGGCATGTGTGAAGTGTGGATATGAAGATAATGTTTATGTTGGGAGTGCTCTTGTGGATATGTATGCAAGGTGTGGACTAATGGATGAAGGGAAGATCGTGTTTGACAAGTTAAGTTGCAAGAATGAGGTTTCGTGGAACGGTTTGATTGCGGGGCATGCGAGGAAAGGTGAGGGAGAAATTGCTCTGAAGCTTTTCTGTGAGATGAAAAGAGGCGGTTTTCAGCCGACGCACTTCACGTTTTCTAGTGTTTATGCAGCCTGTGCAAACATTGGAGCTCTAGAGCCCGGGAAATGGGTGCATGTTCATATGATCAAATCAGGGTTGGAACTTATTGCTTTTATTGGTAATACTCTGCTTGATATGTATGCTAAGTCTGGTAGCATTGATGATGCTCGAAAGGTTTTTGATCGATTAGTGAAAAAGGATGTGGTCTCTTGGAACTCGATGCTTACCGCCTATGCTCAGCATGGACTTGGAATAGAAACCGTAGAGTGCTTTGAGGAGATGTGTAGGATAGGACCTGAACCTAATGAAGTGACTTTTCTTTGTGCTCTCACAGCTTGCAGTCATGCTGGGCTTCTAGACAATGGAATGCATTATTTtgaattgatgaagaaatttaaaatagaacCTAATATTTCACATTATGTGACCATTGTTGATCTCCTTGGTCGATCAGGTCAACTTGACCGTGCTGAAAAGTTCATTAATGAAATGCCAATTGAACCAAGTGCAGCCATTTGGAAAGCTTTGCTTGGAGCTTGTAGGATGCATAAAAAATTGGAGTTGGGTGTTTATGCAGCTGAACGCGTGTTTGAACTTGATCCACATGATTCGGGGCCACATATTTTGCTGTCCAACATCTATGCCTCTGCTGGTAGAAGAAGTGATGCTGCAAGAGTTAGAAAAATGATGAACCAGAGTGGAGTTAAGAAAGAACCTGCTTGTAGTTGGGTGGAGATTGAGAATGCTGTTCATATGTTTGTAGCAAATGACGATGCTCATCCACAGAGAGAGGAGATCCGTAACATGTGGGAGAAGATAACTGATAAAATTAAGGAAATTGGCTATGTTCCAGACACTAGCCACGTGCTTTGGTTTATGGATCAGCAGGAGAGGGAAGAGAGGTTGCAATACCATAGTGAACGACTTGCTTTAGCATTTGCACTTCTCAATTCTCCATCTGGATCCCCTATCCGAATAAAGAAGAATATCAGAGTTTGTGGTGATTGCCATACTGCATTTAAGTTTGTTTCAAAGGTGGTAGACAGGGAAATCATCCTGAGAGACACTAATCGGTTCCATCATTTTCGTAATGGTTCTTGTTCCTGTGGAGACTACTGGTAG